The following proteins are encoded in a genomic region of Hippocampus zosterae strain Florida chromosome 2, ASM2543408v3, whole genome shotgun sequence:
- the LOC127596182 gene encoding carboxy-terminal domain RNA polymerase II polypeptide A small phosphatase 2-like, translating to MESSVITQVHKEDVQVSPKTGQVSRSALKQPRSCNLFKALFCCLRAPDGSRQPPPPPPPSQQALLEAQENGALVKLCDAGLLPRVTARDQGKICVVIDLDETLVHSSFKPISNADFIVPVEIEGTTHQVYVLKRPYVDEFLQRMGELFECVLFTASLAKYADPVTDLLDQYSVFRARLFRESCVFHQGCYVKDLSRLGRDLRKTLILDNSPASYIFHPNNAVPVLSWFDDVDDAELLNLLPVFEELSRAENVYTQLDQLRGH from the exons ATGGAAAGTTCGGTTATCACCCAAGTGCACAAAGAAGACGTCCAAGTGTCGCCCAAAACAG GCCAGGTGAGCCGCTCGGCCCTGAAGCAGCCTCGGAGTTGTAACCTCTTCAAAGCGCTCTTCTGCTGCCTGCGAGCTCCGGATGGGTCCcgacagccgccgccgccgccgccgccttcccAGCAGGCCTTGCTGGAGGCGCAGGAAAATGGGGCGCTCGTTAAG TTGTGCGACGCCGGCCTCCTGCCCCGGGTGACCGCCCGCGACCAAGGCAAGATCTGCGTGGTCATCGATCTGGACGAGACGCTGGTGCACAGCTCCTTCAAG CCGATCAGCAACGCGGACTTCATCGTGCCCGTGGAGATCGAGGGGACCACGCACCAG GTGTACGTGCTCAAGAGGCCGTATGTCGACGAGTTCCTGCAGCGAATGGGAGAGCTGTTTGAGTGCGTGCTGTTCACCGCCAGTTTGGCCAAG TACGCCGACCCCGTGACGGATCTGCTGGACCAGTACAGCGTGTTCCGGGCCCGCCTCTTCCGGGAGTCGTGCGTCTTCCACCAAGGCTGCTACGTGAAAGACTTGAGCCGGCTGGGCCGAGACCTTCGCAAGACGCTCATCTTGGACAATTCTCCCGCGTCCTACATCTTTCACCCCAACAATGCT GTGCCTGTGCTGTCGTGGTTCGACGACGTGGACGACGCCGAACTCCTCAACCTTTTGCCCGTGTTTGAAGAACTCAGCCGGGCGGAGAACGTTTACACCCAGCTGGACCAGCTTCGCGGCCATTAA